Below is a window of Saccharomonospora viridis DSM 43017 DNA.
GGATGCCGGTACACCTTGTCGGCACTCGGCTCGAAGAAGGGGTCCTTCTCCTCGGGGCTGGAAGCGGTGATGTCGGCCGCCTTGACCACCCAGATGCTGACCCCTTCGTTACGTCGGGTGTAGAGATCGCGCGCGTGGTGCAGGGCCATCCGGTCGTCGGGGGCACGCAGCGACCCGACGTGCACGTGGTTGAGGCCCCGCTTCCCGCGCACGAACACCTCGTACAGCGGCCATCGCTCGCTCATGCCGCCCTCCTGCCCGCCTGCTTCGCCGCGTACGCCGCGGCCGCCTCCCGGACCCACGCACCGTTCTCGTGGGCCGCGCGTCGCCGCGCGAGCCGCTGCGCGTTACACGGCCCCTGTCCCGCGAGAACGCGTTTGAACTCGGCCCAGTCGATCTCACCGAAGTCGTAGTGCCCCCGTTCGGGGTTCCACTTCAACTGCGGGTCGGGCAGGGTCACGCCCAGCGCCTCGGCCTGCGGCACCGTCATGTCGACGAACCTCTGTCGGAGTTCGTCGTTGGTGTGGCGTTTGATCTTCCACGCCATCGACTGCGCGGTGTGCGGCGACTCGGCGTCGGGTGGGCCGAACATCATCAGCGACGGCCACCACCAGCGATCGGTGGCGTCCTGCACCATGCGTCGTTGTTCCTCGGTGCCCCGCATCATCGTCATCAGCAGTTCGTAGCCCTGCCGCTGGTGGAACGACTCCTCCTTGCAGATGCGGATCATCGCCCGCGCGTACGGGCCGTAGCTGCTGCGGCACAGCGGCACCTGGTTGCAGATGGCCGCGCCGTCCACCAACCAGCCGATGACTCCCACATCGGCGAAGGTCAACGTCGGATAGTTGAAGATCGACGAGTACTTCTGTTTGCCGGAGATCAGTTTCTCCGTCAGTTCCGACCGGTCCACGCCGAGGGTCTCGGCCGCCGAGTACAGGTACAGCCCGTGTCCCGCCTCGTCCTGCACCTTGGCGAGCAGGATCGCCTTACGCCGCAACGACGGCGCCCGGGTGATCCAGTTGCCCTCCGGCTGCATGCCGATGATCTCCGAGTGCGCGTGTTGCGCGATCATGCGGATCAGCGTGGCGCGATAGGCGTCGGGCATCCAGTCCCTCGGCTCGATGCGCTGATCCTTGGCCAGGGTGCGTTCGAACTGCGCTTCGAGTGTCATCGCGGATTCTCCTTCGCGACGAGCGTCAGCACGTCGTACTTCGCCACCGACTCCCCGCGCTGGTTGGTGACGTCGGTGTCCCAGCGCACCTCGCCGTAGTCGGCGTTCTCACGCGGGGTGATCTGCTTGGCGGTCAACGTCACGGTCAACTCGTCACCCGGTTTGACCGGTGTCAAAAACCGCAGGTTCTCCAACCCGTAGTTGGCCAGCACCGGGCCCGGTTCCGGCGACACGAACAGTCCCGCCGCGAACGACACCACCAGGTAGCCGTGCGCCACGATGCCACCGAACAGCGGGTTGGCCTCCGCGGCGACCTGGTCGGTGTGGGCGTAGAAGGTGTCGCCGGTGAACTCCGCGAAGTGCGCGACGTCGTCGGCGGTGACGGTGCGAGGACCCGCGACCACCGAGTCGCCGATCCGCAACTCCGCCAACGACTTGCGGAACGGGTGGACACCCTCCGACCTCGGCGCGCCGGCCACCCACCGGCCGCCGACCGCGGTCAACACCGCGGGGCTGGCCTGCACGGCCGTGCGTTGCATGTGGTGCAGCACCCCACGGATACCGCCCATCTCCTCACCGCCGCCCGCCCGGCCGGGACCACCGTGGACCAGCATCGGCAGCGGCGAACCGTGCCCTGTGGACTCCCTGGCGTTGTCGGTGTCGAGCACCAGCAACCTGCCGTGCCACGGAGCCGCGCCGAGCACCACCTCCCGCGCGAAGTCGGCGTCGCCGGTGACGACCGAACCGGCCAGGCTGCCCTGGCCTCGTGCCGCCAGTTCCACGACCTGCTCGACCGAGGTGTAGGGCAGCAGGGTCGACACCGGACCGAAAGCCTCCACCTCATGCGGTTCGGCCCGCTCGGGGTCGTCGGCCCGCAGCAGTACCGGGGACAGGAACGCGCCGCGCTGCGGGTCGGCGTCGACGACGTCGACATGGTCGGGGTCGCCGAACACGATGCGTCCCGCGTCCTGCAGCGCCTTCAGCGAACGGCGCACCTCTTCGCGTTGTTCGAGGCTGGCCAGCGCCCCCATCCGGACCTCGGGGTCGGCCGGGTTTCCCACCGTGACCTTCGCCAACCGCTCGCTCACGGCCTGGGCGACGTCGTCCAGCAGTTCGGCGGGCACGAACGCTCGCCGGATCGCGGTGCACTTCTGCCCGGCCTTCACCGTCATCTCGGTGACCAGCTGGGAGACGTAGAGGTCGAATTCCGGCGTGCCCGGCGTGGCGTCCGGACCGAGGATCGAGCAGTTGAGCGAATCCGCCTCGGCGTTGAACCGCACCGCGTTGCGCACGATCGTCGGATGCGCGCGCAGCCGCTGCGCCGTGGCCGCCGAACCGGTGAACGACACCAGATCCTGGCTGGTCACGTGGTCGAGCAGGTCACCCGCGTCACCGCACAGCAATTGCAGGGAGCCGTCGGGCAACAGTCCCGAGTCGATCATCAATTCCACGAGTTTCTCGGTGAGGTAGGCGGTCTGGCTCGCGGGTTTGATCAGACTCGGCACGCCGGCCAGGAACGCGGGCGCGAACTTCTCCAGCGGCCCCCATACGGGGAAGTTGAACGCGTTGATCTGCACGGCCACGCCTCGCAGCGGGGTGCACACGTGCTGGCCGACGAACGTGCCGCCCTTGCCCAGCGGTTCCACCGCACCGTCGAGGTAGACGGTGTCGTTGGGCAGTTCGCGCCTGCCCTTGCTGGCGTAGGAGAACAGCACGCCGATGCCGCCGTCGACGTCGAATTTCGAATCCCCTTGGGTGGCACCGGTTCGCGCCGACAACGCGTACAGCTCGTCGCGGTGCTCCCGCAAGTGGGAGGCCAGGGCCTTCAGCAGCGCGGCCCGTTGGTGGAAGGTCAGCTCCCGCAGCGCCGGACCGCCCACGCGACGGCCGTAGTCCAGGGCGGCGGCGCGGTCGATGCCCTTCGAGGAGATGCGCGCGACCTGGTCACCGGTCACGGCGTCGCGCAACGGCGTGCCCTCGTCCTCGGCGGTGCGCCAGCCACCGCCTATGTAGCTTCGCAACAACGGTGTCGCGCGCTCCATCACGCCTCCCTCGAATTACCAACCGAACGTTCAGGAAGTTAGGATAACGCGCCGTCCCGCGGGAAGGAAGCGCCGACAACACCTCTCGGACGCTTTCCGAGTGCTCACGGACGTTTTTCGAACCTCTCGCGCCGTCCGATCACCGCCACTCGAAGAAACCGCGTCCCGTCTTACGACCCAACTCGCCCGCCGCGACCTTGTCGCGCAGCAACCGCGGCGGCGCGAAGCGTTCCCCCAGGGTGGAATGCAGGTACTCGGCGATCGCCAATCGCACGTCGAGACCCACCAGGTCGGTGGAGCGCAACGGTCCCATCGGGTGGCGATAACCGAGCTCCATCGCGTTGTCGATGGCCTCGGCGTCGGCGACCCCCTCCTCGAGCATCCGGATCGCCTCCAGTCCCAACAGGACCCCGAGCCGACTGGTGGCAAATCCCGGCGAGTCGCGGACGACGACATCGGTCTTGCCGAGTGCCCGCACCCAGTCCCGCACCCGGCGGGTCACCGTCTCGTCGGTCTGCGGCGCGGTCACCACCTCGACCAGCTTCGACGGCGGCACCGGGTTGAAGAAGTGCATTCCGAGGAAACGCCTCGGCTCGCGCAGGGCGGCACCGAGTTCGGTGATGGACAACGAGCTGGTGTTGCTGGCCAGGACCGCGTGGTCGGACACGACGGACTCGGCGCGGGTCAGTACGTCGATCTTGAGCTCGACACGTTCCGGCACCGCTTCGACGACGAGTTCGGCCTCCGCGGGAAGCCGTGTCAGATCACCGAGGACCGTCACCCGCTCCAGGATCACGTCGGGCTGCCGGGACAGCTTGCCGCGCTCGGCCGCCTTGGCCAGTCCCTCGGCGATCCGCTCCCGCGCCGCGACAGCCGCCGACTCATCACTCTCCACAACGGATACCGCTGCCCCGTGGGTCGCGAACACCTGGGCGATGCCGGCGCCCATGCGCCCACCGCCGATCACCCCGACCGAGCCGGGCACTCCCATCGCAGCCACCGCTTCCTCCGTTTCCGGGCCGGATCCCGCCGATCCGTCCACCCCTTGACACCCGCGCGACGCGCTCGTTTTACTGAGGCCCATTAGTAACCGTCCATTCGGTCAGTAAGCAAGGCGGTGGGCTGCCGTGTCACACTCCGATCCCGACATCGCGGAGGCGACGCGGACCATGCTCGACGCCGATACCGCCTCGGCCTCCCTCGGCATCGACGTCGTGAAAGCCCGGGACGGACACGCGGTCGCACGGATGCGCGTGACCGAACGGATGGTGAACGGACACGGCATCGCCCACGGCGGATTCCTGTTCCTGCTGGCGGACACGACCTTCGCCTGCGCCTGCAACAGCCACGGACCGGTGACGGTGGCCGCCGGGGCCGAGATCTCCTTCATCACCAGCGCCCGACTCGGCGACGAGCTGGTCGCCACGGCCTCCGAGCGCACCCGCTACGGCCGCAACGGCATCTACGACGTCACCGTGCACCGCGAAACCCCCACAGGCCGGGAGGTCATCGCGGAATTCCGGGGACGCAGCCGCACCGTCGGACAAGTTCAATAACCGAGGAGTCACCGCATGGCCATCCCGCACAACGACGTGCCGAGCGCCACGAGACTGGGAACCGCACCGAGCCCGGCCGAGCTGTCCCCCGCCGAACGGCTCAGCGTGGACGAACTGCGCGCCCACCAGCTGGAGCGGCTCCGCTGGACCCTGCGTCATGCGTACGAGAACGTGCCGCTGTACCGCCGGAAGTTCGACGAGGCCGGAGTCCATCCCGACGACTGCACCGACCTCGCGGACCTGGCGAAGTTCCCCGTCACCACCAAGGACGACCTGCGAAAGACCTATCCGTTCGGCATGTTCGCCGTCCCCCGGGAACGGGTGCGCCGTATCCATGCCTCCAGCGGCACCACGGGTAAACCGACCGTCGTCGGCTACACCGAGGCCGACATCGACACGTGGGCGACGCTGATCGCCCGGTCCATCTTCGCCGCGGGTGGCCGGCCGGGGCACAAGGTCCACATCGCCTACGGCTACGGCCTGTTCACCGGCGGCCTCGGCGCGCACTACGGAGCCGAGAAACTCGGCTGCACCGTCATCCCCGCCTCCGGCGGCATGACCGCCCGCCAGGTGCAGCTCATCAACGATCTGCAACCCGAGATCATCATGGTCACCCCGTCGTATCTGCTCACGTTGATCGACGAGTTCGAACGTCAGGGGATCGACCCCCGGAGCACGTCACTGCGGGTCGGCATCCTCGGCGCCGAGCCGTGGACCGAACGGATGCGCGCCGAGATCGAGGAGCGTCTGGACCTCGACGCGGTCGACATCTACGGGCTGTCCGAGGTGATGGGGCCCGGCGTGGCCCAGGAATGCGTCGAGACCAAGGACGGACTGCACGTCTGGGAGGACCACTTCTACCCCGAGGTCATCGACCCGGTCGAGGGGACCGTGCTGCCCGACGGTGAGACCGGTGAACTGCTGCTCACCTCCCTCACCAAGGAAGCGCTGCCGATCATCCGGTACCGCACCCGCGACCTCACCGCGCTGCGCCCGGGCACCGCACGCCCCGCCTATCGGCGGATGGACAAGATCACCGGCCGCAGCGACGATCTGATCATCCTGCGCGGGGTGAACGTGTTCCCCACCCAGATCGAAAAGATCGTGCTCGACACCGCCGGGCTCTCCCCCCATTTCCAGCTCAGGTTGAGCAGAAAGGACCGCAGGGACCAGTTGACGGTGGTCGTGGAGGCACGCGCCGACGCCTCGGCGGATCGCCGTGCCGTGGCCGCCACCGAGGTCGCCACCCGGATCAAGGACGGCATCGGCGTCACCGTCGACGTCGAGGTCGTCGACCCCGAGACCGTCGAACGCTCGGTCGGCAAGTTCCGTCGGGTGATCGACCGACGTCCGAGTGACTGAACCGACTTGGGATAATGGCCCCATGACCGGTACACCTCCGAACCGACCCGCCAAACGGGGCAGGCCGGGCTACGACCTGGAGACGGTGCTCGGGGTGGCGGTCAAGCTCTTCAACGAGCGCGGCTACGACGGCACGAGCATGGAGGACCTCTCCCGCAAGCTCGGCATCACCAAGTCGGCCATCTACCACCACGTGCCGAGCAAGCAGGAGCTGCTGCGGTTGGCCGTCAACCGGGGCTTGGACGGCCTGTTCGCCGAGGTCGACAAGCTCGACGAGGTCGAGGGACACGCGATCGACAAACTCGAGTACCTCGTGCGCGCGAGCGTGAGGGTGTTGGTCGAGCAGTTGCCGTTCGTGACGTTGCTGCTACGGGTGCGGGGCAACACGAAGGTGGAGCGGGACGCGCTGGCCCGGCGCCGGGAGTTCGACCGGATCGTCTCCGAATTGGTCAGCAAGGCCGCCGCGGACGGTGACCTGCGCCCCGACGTCGATCCGGCGACCGCCGCTCGGTTGTTGTTCGGCATGGTCAACTCTCTGGTCGAGTGGTACCGGCCGCGTGGTGGGGTCGGGGCCGACGCGTTGGCCGACACCGTCGTCGCCGTGGCGTTCGACGGGTTGCGAGTGCGCGAAAAGGACTGACAAACCCCGCCGCCCACGCGCCCGTCCCCCAACGGTGGAATCGCGCTGTGTCGCCGCCCGGCCGGGACCAACGGCCCGTTTGAACGCCCCTCCCCGGGAAGCCGGTGTCCGCGTCGCGAATAACACGCAGCGGACCTCAAGGGAGTTTCTCGATGTTCTTTCACCGGCAGGAAGTGCAGTACAAGGCGACCCCGGACAAGCCCGACGCGGTCTACGCCCGCAAGCTGCAGGAGGTGCTCGGCGGCCAGTACGGCGAGATCACCGTCGCCATGCAGTACATGTTCCAGGGGTGGAACATGCACATTCCCGGCAAGTAACGCGACCTCGTGTTCGGTATCGGCGCGGAGGAGTTCGGTCACGTCGAGATGCTGGCCACCATGATCGCCCAGCTGTTGGAGAAGTCGCCGATCGGCGTGACGGAGGAGGCGGTGCAGTCGGACCCCGCGGTGGCGGCCGTCATCGGGGGGGGGACCGACCTGCAGCACGCGATCGTGTCGGGTGCCGGTGCCCGGCCGGTCGACAGCATGGGAAACCCCTGGCAAGGGTCGTACGTCACCGCCAGCGGGAACCTCCTGGCCGACTTCACCTCGAACGCCAACGCCGAGATGCAGGGGCGGGTCCAGGTCTCCCGGCTGTACCACATGACCGACGACCACGGCGTGCGGGACATGCTGGCCTTCCTGTTGGCCCGCGACACCATGCACCAGAACCAATGGCTCGCCGCCATCGAGGAGCTGCGCGAGGAAGGCGCCGAGAAATTGCCGACGCCGAGGAACTTCCCGCAGAGCAAGGAACACACCGAGGTGTCGTACCAGTACCTCAACTTCAGTGACGGGCAACGCGCCTCCGAGGGCCGTTGGGCATCCGGTCCCACACCGGACGGCAAGGGCGAGTTCACCTACCACGACGGCCCCACCACCAGCGCCCCGTTCCCTCCCATCACGCATCCCGACTCGCGGCTCTACGGCACCACGGAGCTGCCCAACACCATGGAGAAGATGGCCGGCGTCGCGCAGGACAAGATGCACAAGGGGTAAGCCCGAAAGGACCCGACACGACGTTCCCACCGGCACGGTGGGGATCGGGCGACGCACTCACGGCGCGCAGGGGACCGCTCGGCCGACCCACTGAGTCTACTGAGGACACATGACCCAGTCGGGATCACGGGTGAAGGGGTCACCGGAGCCTGCGCTCGCAGTGAAGTCGGTGGCTCGGAGCCGGCACCGGAATACTCGGGGCCCTCGGTGTCGGCTCCGGTTTCCACGATCCCGCCCGACGCCTTCGGCGACAGCGACGCCGACAGAACGCCTCCCCCCCACCGAGGGAGGCGTTCTCCTTCCCCGCATCGCGGCGGGTGAGCGGCTCGGACCAGTGCGAATCGGCATCGCCTTCGATCGGCTAACTCGAACGGCCGTGGACGAGCGAACCGGCACGATCACGTCAAAGCACCGACTTTTTCGAAAAAAGCCTCTAGAATCCTCCGTGACTCACGCCGTTCTGACAGGAAAACGCACGACTGGGGGATGCGTGAAATTCCGGAGATCGTACACACTGACCTGGTTTTCCGTGGCTTTGATGGTCGCCGGTGCGCTCGGCACGATTCTGTTCGGCGGATGGTTGTTCAGCGACGCCGGACGCCGCCACATCGTGATTCTCATCCTCTCCCCGTTGGTGTTCCTCATCGGTCTCATCGGACTGATCGCCACACTCACCCCGCTCAGCGTGTACGTCGACCGGTACGGCATCCGTGTCCGCAACAAGCGGACACGGGTGAACCTGTCGACCCCGGTGCCGTGGCAGGCGTTCAGCGCCGTCACCATCGAACCCACACCGGACGCGCCGGACGATGGGCCCTACCTCGTCGTCTGGCCGCGTGGACCGATCCCCGGACTCCCGGACGACAACGCGATACGACGGGGTGATGCCGTGGGGATTCCCGTCGTACTGCTCAGCGATCTGGCGCATCCCACCGAAGAACTCGTCGACGCACTACGTCGGTTCGCCGGACCGCTCTTCCAGGAAGACATGACATCGGCGACGTAACCGCCCGCGGCGGTATCCGGAACCCTGAGTCACGATCAGCGCGTACTCCACCCGACCATTCCCCGGACTCGGGTCCGACTACGCGACGGGTATGCCCAGATCGCCTCGGGTGATCCCGACGAGATCGAAATGGCGGAGTCGGCGTTACTCGACCACGGCAAACACCTCGGCGCCCCTAGAGAGCCGGTTCGCGTACGTGAGCAGGGCGAAGGACAATACCGTCGAATGATGGAACACGCGGTCCAAAGAATGGAAAGTGGTCCCCCGGAAAAGGTCATCCCCTCCCGAAGAATTCCACTCCACACCGATATCGAACTCGCAGGAACGCCCTCGCCGACCACCGTGGAAACACACCGGCGAGGGCGTTCCTGCTACGACTCGGTGGGATCGAGGCGACCGGATTCAGCCCGGACACCGTGCTGAATACGACCGCGAACGGATGGACGGCGATCCACGTGCTCGCGGGAACCAGCGCACTCGCTGACAACGACGCGCACAACGCACTGTTGCGAGAGAACCTGCTCCGCGAAACCAAAGAGATCTACGAGCACGCAATCTCGGTCAAATCCGCTTTGGAGGATCTCGGGCGTGTCTGCGTAGCAGAATCGCTCGCTGCCGAGAATTTCATGACCGTGCGTGGACGGGGATCGATCCAGCACCTCAGCTCCCGGGTCATCGGACGGCTCTCGCAAGACCGCACCGCATGGGACGCCTTCGATGCCGTGTTCCCCGCCGTCACCGCGTTGCGATTCATCTCGCCGTACGCTCGACGTTGACCGAGCAACGCGTCGTCCAGCGACCGGTTGCTCTCACCCGTGCGGCCAAAGGCTCGCAACACAGGCTGACGCTGGGCGAACTCCACCACCCGGCTTGCCGATTCGACAGCGGCTTGGTCGATCGCACCGAAGCCACGGACGATGGCGGACTGGGCCCAGTCGTGTGTGGCGAGCAGAACCAACCCCGCCACCGACAACGCTGCCCCGAGCCCCAGGTCGAACACCAGCACGCCGACCGCCACCACGGCGGGCGTCACCGCAGCGGCCGCGACCAGGGAACCGTGGCGTCCAGTGA
It encodes the following:
- the paaA gene encoding 1,2-phenylacetyl-CoA epoxidase subunit PaaA, translated to MTLEAQFERTLAKDQRIEPRDWMPDAYRATLIRMIAQHAHSEIIGMQPEGNWITRAPSLRRKAILLAKVQDEAGHGLYLYSAAETLGVDRSELTEKLISGKQKYSSIFNYPTLTFADVGVIGWLVDGAAICNQVPLCRSSYGPYARAMIRICKEESFHQRQGYELLMTMMRGTEEQRRMVQDATDRWWWPSLMMFGPPDAESPHTAQSMAWKIKRHTNDELRQRFVDMTVPQAEALGVTLPDPQLKWNPERGHYDFGEIDWAEFKRVLAGQGPCNAQRLARRRAAHENGAWVREAAAAYAAKQAGRRAA
- the paaK gene encoding phenylacetate--CoA ligase PaaK codes for the protein MAIPHNDVPSATRLGTAPSPAELSPAERLSVDELRAHQLERLRWTLRHAYENVPLYRRKFDEAGVHPDDCTDLADLAKFPVTTKDDLRKTYPFGMFAVPRERVRRIHASSGTTGKPTVVGYTEADIDTWATLIARSIFAAGGRPGHKVHIAYGYGLFTGGLGAHYGAEKLGCTVIPASGGMTARQVQLINDLQPEIIMVTPSYLLTLIDEFERQGIDPRSTSLRVGILGAEPWTERMRAEIEERLDLDAVDIYGLSEVMGPGVAQECVETKDGLHVWEDHFYPEVIDPVEGTVLPDGETGELLLTSLTKEALPIIRYRTRDLTALRPGTARPAYRRMDKITGRSDDLIILRGVNVFPTQIEKIVLDTAGLSPHFQLRLSRKDRRDQLTVVVEARADASADRRAVAATEVATRIKDGIGVTVDVEVVDPETVERSVGKFRRVIDRRPSD
- the paaB gene encoding 1,2-phenylacetyl-CoA epoxidase subunit PaaB; the encoded protein is MSERWPLYEVFVRGKRGLNHVHVGSLRAPDDRMALHHARDLYTRRNEGVSIWVVKAADITASSPEEKDPFFEPSADKVYRHPTFYDIPDDVPHM
- the paaZ gene encoding phenylacetic acid degradation bifunctional protein PaaZ, which gives rise to MERATPLLRSYIGGGWRTAEDEGTPLRDAVTGDQVARISSKGIDRAAALDYGRRVGGPALRELTFHQRAALLKALASHLREHRDELYALSARTGATQGDSKFDVDGGIGVLFSYASKGRRELPNDTVYLDGAVEPLGKGGTFVGQHVCTPLRGVAVQINAFNFPVWGPLEKFAPAFLAGVPSLIKPASQTAYLTEKLVELMIDSGLLPDGSLQLLCGDAGDLLDHVTSQDLVSFTGSAATAQRLRAHPTIVRNAVRFNAEADSLNCSILGPDATPGTPEFDLYVSQLVTEMTVKAGQKCTAIRRAFVPAELLDDVAQAVSERLAKVTVGNPADPEVRMGALASLEQREEVRRSLKALQDAGRIVFGDPDHVDVVDADPQRGAFLSPVLLRADDPERAEPHEVEAFGPVSTLLPYTSVEQVVELAARGQGSLAGSVVTGDADFAREVVLGAAPWHGRLLVLDTDNARESTGHGSPLPMLVHGGPGRAGGGEEMGGIRGVLHHMQRTAVQASPAVLTAVGGRWVAGAPRSEGVHPFRKSLAELRIGDSVVAGPRTVTADDVAHFAEFTGDTFYAHTDQVAAEANPLFGGIVAHGYLVVSFAAGLFVSPEPGPVLANYGLENLRFLTPVKPGDELTVTLTAKQITPRENADYGEVRWDTDVTNQRGESVAKYDVLTLVAKENPR
- the paaI gene encoding hydroxyphenylacetyl-CoA thioesterase PaaI, with the protein product MLDADTASASLGIDVVKARDGHAVARMRVTERMVNGHGIAHGGFLFLLADTTFACACNSHGPVTVAAGAEISFITSARLGDELVATASERTRYGRNGIYDVTVHRETPTGREVIAEFRGRSRTVGQVQ
- a CDS encoding TetR/AcrR family transcriptional regulator, with product MTGTPPNRPAKRGRPGYDLETVLGVAVKLFNERGYDGTSMEDLSRKLGITKSAIYHHVPSKQELLRLAVNRGLDGLFAEVDKLDEVEGHAIDKLEYLVRASVRVLVEQLPFVTLLLRVRGNTKVERDALARRREFDRIVSELVSKAAADGDLRPDVDPATAARLLFGMVNSLVEWYRPRGGVGADALADTVVAVAFDGLRVREKD
- a CDS encoding 3-hydroxyacyl-CoA dehydrogenase family protein, with translation MGVPGSVGVIGGGRMGAGIAQVFATHGAAVSVVESDESAAVAARERIAEGLAKAAERGKLSRQPDVILERVTVLGDLTRLPAEAELVVEAVPERVELKIDVLTRAESVVSDHAVLASNTSSLSITELGAALREPRRFLGMHFFNPVPPSKLVEVVTAPQTDETVTRRVRDWVRALGKTDVVVRDSPGFATSRLGVLLGLEAIRMLEEGVADAEAIDNAMELGYRHPMGPLRSTDLVGLDVRLAIAEYLHSTLGERFAPPRLLRDKVAAGELGRKTGRGFFEWR
- a CDS encoding chorismate-binding protein translates to MPSNDGTRGPKNGKWSPGKGHPLPKNSTPHRYRTRRNALADHRGNTPARAFLLRLGGIEATGFSPDTVLNTTANGWTAIHVLAGTSALADNDAHNALLRENLLRETKEIYEHAISVKSALEDLGRVCVAESLAAENFMTVRGRGSIQHLSSRVIGRLSQDRTAWDAFDAVFPAVTALRFISPYARR